In the genome of Spirochaetia bacterium, one region contains:
- a CDS encoding LicD family protein: MKEIELDILKHFKKYCNEHNLTFYLAYGTLLGAVRHKGFIPWDDDIDVIMPRPDYDYLIENYVDPTGKYSFICFENNKNYYLPFGKIMDNRTVLDEHFRCNCLLGVYIDVYPIDACPKGCLTKEVDKARRFFSWAHELTYKQNDTFKEKLAITGLNIISFWASTPYLMGRMVKTARKTGSYDTAERVGILSGSLGNLPMGKKLLGKPIDMAFEDTQMPIPRGYDEILKGWYGDYMKLPPENKRTTTHTKHTVWWKEQNVQ; encoded by the coding sequence TAGCTTATGGAACATTATTAGGCGCAGTCAGACATAAAGGGTTTATTCCTTGGGATGATGATATTGATGTCATAATGCCTAGGCCTGATTATGATTATCTTATTGAAAACTATGTTGATCCAACTGGAAAATACTCATTCATTTGTTTTGAGAACAACAAAAACTATTATCTTCCGTTTGGAAAAATTATGGATAACAGAACGGTGCTAGATGAGCATTTTCGCTGCAATTGTCTTCTTGGTGTATATATCGATGTTTACCCAATTGACGCTTGTCCTAAAGGGTGCCTAACCAAAGAAGTAGATAAAGCTAGGCGGTTTTTTAGTTGGGCTCATGAACTTACTTATAAGCAAAACGATACTTTCAAAGAAAAATTAGCAATAACAGGGCTCAACATTATTTCATTTTGGGCTTCAACTCCATATTTAATGGGTAGAATGGTTAAAACAGCAAGAAAAACAGGAAGCTACGACACCGCAGAAAGAGTAGGTATATTATCTGGTTCACTTGGTAATCTTCCAATGGGAAAAAAACTTTTAGGAAAGCCCATAGATATGGCCTTTGAAGATACACAAATGCCTATCCCTCGAGGTTATGATGAAATACTAAAAGGATGGTACGGGGATTACATGAAATTACCGCCAGAAAACAAAAGAACAACAACACATACAAAACATACTGTTTGGTGGAAAGAACAAAATGTGCAGTAG